One window of the Cataglyphis hispanica isolate Lineage 1 chromosome 13, ULB_Chis1_1.0, whole genome shotgun sequence genome contains the following:
- the LOC126853881 gene encoding WD repeat-containing protein 91 homolog: MISQRILGCLVLILLSQYNDASKSRYVTIKNSLQRIENLLLKQADQPTLNCHIPEKIFNLIWEISKISNNDSNETQVSRRSLPATVDVDNVLFLRNILGLDGEKNAESSSSGKHRNRNSNRNENINTNVNSNYFKARRTLNDLLPLNVGRNRNSNSNSNVNTNTNKLDLTVDPFDLSDEDEA; the protein is encoded by the exons ATGATTTCGCAACGAATACTCGGTTGTTTA GTCCTGATTTTATTGTCGCAATATAATGACGCATCGAAGTCTCGTTATGTGACTATTAAGAATTCGTTGCAACGCATTGAAAATCTCTTACTTAAACAAGCCGATCAACCCACGTTGAATTGCCATATTcctgagaaaatatttaatttaatttgggaaatttcaaagatttctAATAATGACAGCAATGaa acGCAAGTTAGCCGAAGAAGTTTGCCTGCAACCGTAGACGTCGATAATGTTCTTTTCCTTCGAAACATACTAGGCTTAGATGGCGAGAAAAATGCCGAATCATCTTCGTCGGGAAAGCACAGAAATAGAAACAGCAACCGCAACGAAAACATTAACACAAATGTCAACAGCAACTATTTCAAAGCCAGACGTActcttaatgatttattacctTTGAATGTAGGACGCAATCGAAATTCTAATTCTAATTCGAACGTAAACACTAATACAAACAAGTTAGATTTGACTGTAGATCCATTCGACTTGAGCGATGAAGATGAGGCTTAA